A portion of the Chloroflexota bacterium genome contains these proteins:
- a CDS encoding DUF951 domain-containing protein: MEIELGDVVRLRKKHPCGGDEWQVVRVGADIRLKCFKCQGQVLLERGIFERRMKALVSRSQSPAKAKTDSAI; the protein is encoded by the coding sequence ATGGAAATAGAGCTGGGCGATGTAGTCCGCTTACGGAAAAAGCACCCTTGTGGGGGTGATGAATGGCAGGTGGTGAGGGTCGGTGCTGATATCCGGCTAAAGTGCTTTAAGTGTCAGGGGCAGGTTCTTCTGGAGCGGGGAATCTTCGAGCGCCGAATGAAGGCCTTGGTCTCGAGAAGCCAGTCGCCAGCTAAAGCTAAAACTGACAGCGCTATCTAA
- a CDS encoding histidine phosphatase family protein produces the protein MRLILVRHGETAWNQERRIQGGSSDVELSEVGRKQAERLGLALQETKIDAIYSSPLKRAFDTAQAIASHHNLTVQVEPDLREMEVGELEGVSIAELGTNFSQFLLQWRQGQGVNKLPGGESVVEMADRVWATIQPIMKRHEEETVVVVSHFFTVVVTICKALVWPLSCLERIRVQTGSISIIELGDGQTRLVSLGDTCHLRED, from the coding sequence ATTAGACTTATTCTAGTTAGACATGGCGAAACTGCATGGAATCAGGAACGACGGATTCAGGGTGGCAGCAGTGATGTTGAGTTAAGCGAGGTCGGGAGAAAACAAGCAGAGAGGCTGGGGCTGGCGCTACAGGAAACGAAAATCGACGCCATTTATTCCAGCCCGTTAAAACGCGCTTTTGATACAGCGCAGGCTATTGCTAGCCACCATAATTTAACAGTGCAAGTGGAGCCCGATTTGCGGGAGATGGAGGTTGGTGAACTTGAAGGTGTATCTATAGCCGAACTTGGCACTAATTTTAGCCAGTTTTTGCTCCAGTGGCGGCAGGGGCAGGGCGTGAATAAATTGCCTGGTGGTGAGAGTGTAGTTGAAATGGCGGACAGGGTGTGGGCAACCATTCAGCCTATAATGAAGAGACATGAGGAGGAAACAGTAGTGGTGGTGAGCCATTTCTTTACTGTTGTGGTCACTATCTGCAAAGCTCTGGTATGGCCACTCAGCTGCCTTGAGCGGATTAGAGTACAGACGGGCAGTATTAGTATAATTGAATTGGGAGATGGGCAGACCCGCCTGGTATCATTGGGTGATACTTGTCATCTAAGAGAGGACTGA
- a CDS encoding HlyC/CorC family transporter: MTLPKPDVMMILNYPARHVVGLHMEDINSLYLILFLISLLAAAFFCSAETAFIGMQRLRLKHLIHTNHPNAKVVAKILERPEKFLATVLLGINFFETAVATLGTVMAISLWGENLGAAIATIVITILTLVLVEFIPKSFSARYGERIALLYARPIEFISIVLYPFVYVLNHIGIRFTKVAKEGGAPRPTISEEEFRTAITVGEAEGVWEEDEAEMLHNAFEFADRPVSEVMQPRTDVTWLKQGTSLTAFLDIYRQYPFSRFPVYKGTTDNVVGVLSIKDVLMAQANNSLKADSPIDELVRPVHFVPETKRLGELLAEMRDNNYHMVAVVDEYGGVAGIAALEHLTAEIMGVIGDELADKEKDFVTIDAHTFEVDAGLRVEEVNEELDLSLPTGDYETVAGFILSHLGRIPKQGEHLRYKDLKLTILEMRGRKIERIHVTKEKDAAPAP, translated from the coding sequence TTGACACTGCCAAAGCCCGATGTTATGATGATATTGAATTACCCGGCCAGACATGTGGTTGGGTTGCATATGGAAGACATTAACAGTCTATATTTAATATTGTTTCTGATCTCCCTATTAGCGGCAGCCTTCTTCTGCAGTGCTGAGACGGCTTTTATTGGCATGCAGAGACTTCGCCTCAAGCACTTGATACATACCAATCACCCCAATGCTAAGGTCGTGGCCAAGATTTTGGAGCGGCCGGAGAAGTTCCTGGCTACTGTTCTTCTGGGCATCAATTTCTTTGAGACGGCGGTGGCTACTCTGGGTACGGTGATGGCTATATCACTGTGGGGTGAGAACTTAGGAGCAGCTATAGCCACTATTGTCATCACAATATTGACCTTAGTTCTTGTTGAATTTATTCCCAAAAGCTTTAGCGCTCGCTACGGGGAACGAATAGCTCTGCTCTATGCCAGGCCAATAGAATTCATCTCGATTGTCCTTTATCCATTCGTCTATGTCCTGAACCATATCGGCATAAGATTCACCAAGGTAGCTAAGGAAGGGGGTGCGCCGAGGCCGACGATTAGCGAGGAGGAATTCCGCACCGCAATTACCGTTGGCGAGGCCGAAGGGGTTTGGGAAGAAGATGAAGCCGAGATGTTGCATAATGCCTTTGAATTCGCCGATAGACCGGTCAGTGAGGTAATGCAGCCCCGGACAGATGTTACCTGGCTGAAACAGGGAACGAGCCTAACCGCATTTCTTGATATCTATCGCCAATATCCCTTCTCTCGTTTCCCTGTTTACAAAGGGACTACTGATAATGTGGTGGGCGTTTTATCGATTAAAGATGTGCTGATGGCTCAGGCCAATAACTCGCTAAAGGCGGATAGTCCGATTGATGAATTGGTTCGACCGGTGCATTTTGTACCCGAGACCAAGCGCCTGGGTGAACTTCTGGCTGAGATGCGGGATAACAACTACCACATGGTAGCAGTTGTTGACGAGTATGGTGGCGTGGCTGGTATAGCAGCACTGGAGCACTTGACTGCGGAGATAATGGGTGTTATCGGTGACGAGCTGGCAGACAAGGAGAAAGACTTTGTAACTATTGATGCCCACACTTTCGAGGTTGATGCCGGCCTCAGGGTGGAGGAAGTCAATGAAGAATTGGATTTAAGCTTGCCTACTGGTGACTATGAGACTGTAGCCGGCTTTATTCTGAGCCATCTGGGACGCATTCCAAAACAGGGTGAGCACTTGAGGTATAAAGACCTAAAACTGACTATACTTGAAATGCGGGGGCGGAAGATAGAGAGGATTCATGTGACCAAGGAAAAGGATGCAGCGCCTGCGCCTTAA
- the tilS gene encoding tRNA lysidine(34) synthetase TilS, whose translation MARKEKTLEQKVTSFIREHSLFSAGDKLVVAVSGGADSVCLLHMLAQQRKELGIELHVAHLNHQLRDAESDSDASYVSDLACRLGVPATIECRDVAAYRDQKGGSLEEAAREIRYGFLAEVANKIGASKVVVGHTRDDHIETILMHLLRGAGTAGLCGLQSCSILPYGENSGWLEVVRPLLDITRQETLDYCQRYNLAPRSDSSNVSPTFLRNRIRLELIPVLRSYNTNIDEAFIRLAAIAGDDISFIEEQASLLWDELAKEEAGAIYLDINKLIDLPRAIQRQVFRMAIKQFRGNLKDIEADHIEAMIDFLSKPAGKRLCLPDGLTLSTEYSHLVLASAQASICPLPSLRGASDINIPGETDLPGWRVRADIIQEVVGDDNGLAASFDLAKVGRELTVRRRRPGDRFQPLGMSQTKKLQDFMVDSRIPRSWRDRVPLVCSPKQILWVVGWRIDDRVKVTENTKEILCLRFERLT comes from the coding sequence TTGGCCAGGAAAGAGAAAACGCTGGAGCAAAAAGTTACCAGCTTTATCCGTGAGCATAGTCTTTTTTCAGCGGGTGACAAGCTGGTAGTGGCGGTATCCGGTGGCGCCGACTCAGTTTGTTTGCTTCATATGTTGGCGCAGCAGCGAAAAGAGCTGGGGATAGAACTGCATGTAGCTCATCTCAATCACCAGCTTCGAGATGCCGAATCTGATTCAGATGCCAGCTATGTTTCTGATTTGGCTTGTAGGTTGGGTGTGCCGGCAACGATTGAGTGTCGAGACGTGGCAGCATATCGTGACCAGAAAGGTGGCTCCTTGGAGGAAGCCGCCCGGGAGATACGCTATGGCTTTTTGGCCGAAGTAGCCAATAAGATAGGTGCCTCTAAGGTGGTGGTGGGACATACCCGTGATGACCATATTGAGACTATTCTTATGCATCTACTGCGTGGGGCGGGTACAGCAGGACTGTGTGGCCTGCAGTCTTGTTCCATATTGCCATACGGAGAAAACAGTGGGTGGCTTGAAGTAGTGCGCCCATTGCTTGATATTACACGGCAGGAAACGCTGGACTACTGCCAGCGATACAACCTGGCTCCGCGGAGCGATTCCTCCAATGTATCGCCAACTTTTCTCAGAAACCGCATTCGCCTTGAGCTGATACCTGTGCTCAGAAGTTACAACACAAATATTGATGAGGCTTTTATCAGGCTAGCAGCTATTGCTGGCGATGACATCTCTTTTATCGAAGAGCAGGCTTCATTGTTGTGGGATGAGCTAGCTAAGGAGGAGGCTGGTGCAATATACCTGGATATAAACAAGTTGATTGACTTGCCGCGTGCCATACAGAGACAGGTCTTTAGAATGGCAATTAAGCAGTTCCGTGGTAATCTTAAGGACATCGAGGCTGACCACATTGAGGCAATGATAGATTTTCTATCGAAACCAGCGGGCAAAAGATTATGCCTCCCGGATGGTTTGACGTTGTCTACAGAGTATAGTCATCTGGTCTTAGCATCGGCTCAGGCTTCGATATGCCCATTACCTTCTCTCAGAGGCGCTTCAGATATTAATATTCCCGGCGAAACTGATTTGCCTGGCTGGCGGGTTAGAGCGGATATAATTCAAGAGGTGGTTGGCGATGACAATGGTCTTGCTGCCAGCTTCGATTTGGCTAAGGTCGGTAGAGAATTGACAGTGCGGAGACGCAGACCTGGTGACCGTTTCCAGCCCCTGGGTATGAGTCAAACCAAGAAGCTCCAGGACTTCATGGTTGATTCCAGGATTCCCCGTTCCTGGAGAGACCGTGTACCATTGGTTTGCTCGCCAAAGCAAATATTATGGGTTGTCGGCTGGAGAATAGATGATAGGGTTAAGGTCACTGAAAATACGAAGGAGATACTGTGCCTACGGTTTGAAAGGTTAACCTGA
- a CDS encoding DUF2344 domain-containing protein — translation MQRLRLKFSRGEELKFLSHLDLMRLWERALRRAGLPLAYSEGFTPHPQIALAAPLLVGVTSEAELMDVFLSRWVSPQSFMAQVGEQLPRGIELLEVWPVGPKVPSLQSQVRFVEYRVELKTEKVSQDVEAALQSFLSAKELPWHHLRDTGARYYDLRALVDDLWLIDCQDSLCVLGMRLRCDERGAGRPEQVAKALGFSQRPKSIHRINLILS, via the coding sequence ATGCAGCGCCTGCGCCTTAAGTTTAGCCGTGGTGAAGAACTCAAGTTCCTTTCGCACTTAGATTTGATGAGGCTTTGGGAGAGGGCTCTACGTCGGGCTGGACTCCCGTTAGCTTATTCGGAAGGTTTTACTCCCCATCCGCAGATTGCCCTGGCAGCTCCTTTATTAGTGGGTGTGACCAGTGAAGCTGAGCTAATGGATGTCTTCCTGTCCCGATGGGTGTCTCCGCAATCTTTTATGGCTCAGGTAGGGGAGCAATTACCTCGTGGCATCGAGCTGCTGGAGGTTTGGCCAGTTGGGCCGAAGGTTCCGTCACTTCAATCTCAGGTTAGATTTGTCGAGTATAGGGTTGAGCTAAAGACAGAAAAGGTGTCTCAGGACGTTGAGGCGGCTTTACAATCTTTCCTTTCAGCCAAGGAATTACCGTGGCACCATCTCAGAGATACAGGAGCCCGTTACTATGATTTGCGTGCCCTGGTAGATGACCTGTGGCTTATCGATTGCCAAGATTCTTTGTGTGTTTTAGGCATGAGATTGCGCTGCGATGAAAGGGGCGCTGGCAGGCCGGAGCAAGTGGCTAAGGCTCTGGGTTTCTCCCAACGTCCTAAATCCATCCATCGCATCAATCTGATTTTGAGCTGA
- a CDS encoding MarR family transcriptional regulator, with protein MPEASEMDRDYNLWVLLHQVSDIIFNAREVELQQHGFPATQAEVLFVIKAIGDKVTPAQISRMMFRRPHSVSGIIDRMKKAGLVKKTKDLDRKNLVRITLTEKGQQAYKQALKRKSVQKIMSALSEAERQKLKSLLETLRNKGLKELGIDPKKLPPPKFV; from the coding sequence ATGCCAGAAGCTTCAGAAATGGACCGGGACTACAATTTGTGGGTGCTGCTGCATCAGGTGAGCGACATAATATTTAATGCCAGGGAAGTGGAATTGCAACAACATGGCTTTCCAGCCACACAGGCTGAGGTGCTGTTTGTCATTAAGGCTATCGGTGATAAGGTGACGCCGGCCCAGATATCACGGATGATGTTCCGACGGCCTCACTCGGTTTCTGGAATTATAGACAGGATGAAAAAGGCCGGGCTGGTGAAGAAAACCAAAGACTTGGACAGAAAGAATTTGGTAAGAATTACCCTGACTGAGAAAGGACAGCAAGCTTATAAACAGGCGCTGAAAAGGAAGTCCGTGCAGAAGATAATGTCTGCTCTTTCTGAAGCCGAGCGCCAAAAACTAAAGTCCCTCTTGGAAACGTTGAGGAATAAAGGGCTTAAAGAACTTGGGATTGACCCGAAGAAGCTACCACCCCCGAAGTTTGTGTGA
- the pyrF gene encoding orotidine-5'-phosphate decarboxylase: MKFVDKLLAASRQNKSLLCVGLDPDPGLMPKVSLLEFNKAIVDATADLICAYKPNLAFYEALGIDGLKVLQKTIEHIPDHIPIIGDGKRGDIGNTAKAYAKALFEIFGFDAATVSPYLGFDSVEPFIEYKDKGVFILCRTSNPGAVDFQNLVGIQGMPLYEAVARKAKEWNVQSNIGLVVGATYPDELKSIRQLCPEMPLLIPGIGAQGGDLASTVKYGIDAHGEKAIIAVSRQILYASQGKDFAQAARHSAQELRDSINKLVSQIIR, translated from the coding sequence ATGAAATTTGTTGATAAACTTCTGGCGGCTAGCCGTCAAAACAAGAGCCTGCTTTGTGTTGGGCTTGACCCCGACCCAGGGCTGATGCCCAAAGTGAGCCTTCTGGAGTTTAATAAGGCTATCGTCGATGCCACCGCCGACTTGATATGTGCTTATAAGCCCAACCTAGCTTTCTATGAAGCTCTGGGTATTGACGGGCTTAAAGTTCTACAGAAGACAATCGAACACATACCTGACCATATCCCGATAATCGGCGATGGCAAGCGAGGTGATATCGGCAACACGGCTAAAGCCTACGCTAAAGCCCTTTTTGAAATATTTGGCTTCGATGCAGCTACGGTCAGCCCTTACCTCGGTTTCGATTCAGTTGAGCCGTTTATCGAGTATAAAGATAAAGGGGTTTTTATCCTGTGCCGGACGTCTAACCCCGGGGCAGTGGATTTCCAAAATCTAGTTGGCATTCAAGGCATGCCGCTATATGAAGCGGTAGCCCGTAAAGCCAAGGAGTGGAATGTCCAGAGCAATATCGGCTTGGTGGTCGGGGCTACTTATCCTGATGAGTTGAAATCTATTCGGCAATTGTGTCCAGAGATGCCACTTCTCATCCCGGGCATTGGGGCACAGGGTGGTGATTTGGCTTCAACGGTGAAATATGGTATTGACGCCCATGGCGAAAAAGCGATTATCGCTGTCTCGCGGCAAATTCTTTACGCTTCTCAAGGAAAAGACTTTGCTCAAGCTGCCCGACATAGTGCACAAGAACTACGCGATAGTATCAATAAGTTAGTTAGCCAGATTATCCGATAA
- the dinB gene encoding DNA polymerase IV yields MNVNRCILHIDLDAFFVSVEQVLAPSLRGKPVVVGGRPDRRGVVASASYEARVFDIRAGMPLAQAYRLCPQAIFLQGSFPTYRDASERFMTILADFSPCLEPAGLDEAYLDITGCEAYGTPHQLALRIKERVRKELKLIASVGVASCKVVAKIASDSGKPDGLVEVGTGQEKEFLAPLPVASLPGVGKKTEQVLKAMGIKTIGQLAALPLEASRSSLGVAGVMIHQYANGIDNREVEPPGEAKSISRETTLAEDTLDHAFLKAVLRYLCERVGAELRQEGKQARTITLKLRYADFETITRRISSKEATDADEVVFAGLVKLLEQALARKRKLVRLVGVGVSNLVGYGKQLHLLDSRPQRLTHLDKAIDRIRNKYGFTAIQTGRTLPLKDIFDRREGDYILETPSLSR; encoded by the coding sequence TTGAACGTGAATCGCTGCATTTTACATATTGACCTGGATGCCTTTTTTGTGTCTGTAGAGCAAGTGCTGGCTCCGAGCTTGCGCGGTAAGCCGGTAGTAGTTGGTGGGCGGCCTGACCGCCGTGGTGTGGTAGCCTCAGCTTCTTATGAAGCCCGTGTTTTCGACATTCGGGCTGGTATGCCTCTGGCCCAGGCTTATCGTCTCTGCCCTCAGGCCATTTTTCTTCAGGGTAGTTTTCCCACCTATCGCGATGCGTCGGAAAGATTTATGACGATTCTGGCTGATTTTTCCCCTTGCTTGGAACCAGCAGGACTGGACGAGGCTTATCTTGATATTACTGGCTGTGAAGCTTATGGCACTCCACATCAACTGGCATTGCGCATAAAGGAGCGTGTCAGGAAAGAGCTTAAGCTGATTGCTTCGGTGGGTGTGGCTAGTTGTAAAGTGGTGGCTAAAATTGCTTCTGACTCGGGTAAGCCGGATGGCTTGGTTGAAGTGGGTACTGGCCAAGAAAAGGAATTCTTAGCACCATTGCCTGTGGCCAGTTTACCCGGCGTTGGCAAAAAAACAGAGCAGGTGTTGAAGGCGATGGGAATAAAGACTATTGGTCAATTGGCAGCTTTGCCACTTGAAGCAAGCAGGAGTAGTTTGGGTGTTGCTGGAGTAATGATTCATCAATATGCCAATGGCATAGATAACCGCGAGGTGGAACCACCCGGCGAGGCTAAATCTATTAGCCGAGAAACTACTCTTGCTGAAGACACATTGGATCACGCCTTTCTTAAGGCCGTCCTGCGTTATCTCTGTGAGCGAGTCGGCGCTGAACTGCGTCAAGAGGGCAAGCAGGCAAGAACTATAACCTTAAAATTGAGGTATGCCGATTTTGAAACCATCACCCGCCGCATTAGTTCGAAAGAAGCTACAGATGCTGATGAAGTCGTCTTTGCTGGATTAGTTAAGTTACTTGAGCAAGCTTTGGCTAGAAAGCGGAAACTGGTGCGACTTGTTGGTGTTGGAGTATCAAACTTAGTCGGTTATGGCAAGCAACTTCATTTGCTTGATTCCAGGCCGCAGCGGCTGACTCATTTAGATAAGGCTATTGACCGTATCCGCAACAAATACGGCTTTACCGCAATTCAAACTGGACGCACCTTGCCGCTTAAAGATATATTCGATAGGCGTGAAGGTGATTACATATTAGAGACCCCTTCGCTTTCCCGTTAA
- a CDS encoding DUF2088 domain-containing protein, protein MGKQAMNAKTVVLPRQMWYEEGELQLTFPESWEVVPCLMNGHDIPQITPEQIKAAFNNPVGSPTLRKLARGRAEVAIIFDDISRPTRVADLIPYVLRELEAAGIPDDAIRFICATGAHGAHTFQDFQNKLGSEILDRFPAYNHNIYENCTYVGQTSQGTKLSVNSEVMNCDLKIGIGSVVPHAQTGFGGGGKIVLPGIASIESIEAFHLLEIKAKEEGRGNTVGPGNWAENPMVRDFNEAAKMVGLDFKVDTIINGQGEPCAIFAGEPQAEYYEAVKFAVPHYATKPVPGADVVVVNAYSKGNEAIVGLLIGIPMLIEKGGDMVLIMDCPAGQVVHYLLGSFGRSTRGRLFNAVNFQLPWLKKLVVLSPQFEKSMADWLAIPDTIWVKTWPEVIDVLTHDFPSGARVAVVPDGTIQYVSWS, encoded by the coding sequence ATGGGAAAACAAGCAATGAACGCAAAGACTGTAGTCCTACCCAGACAAATGTGGTATGAGGAGGGAGAACTGCAATTGACATTCCCTGAGTCATGGGAGGTGGTGCCTTGCCTGATGAACGGGCACGACATTCCTCAGATAACCCCGGAACAGATAAAAGCTGCCTTTAATAATCCTGTAGGCAGTCCTACCCTTAGAAAACTGGCCCGAGGCAGAGCCGAAGTGGCCATAATCTTCGATGATATCTCGCGTCCTACCAGAGTTGCTGATTTGATACCATACGTTCTGAGGGAGCTAGAGGCAGCAGGCATTCCTGATGATGCTATCAGATTCATCTGTGCCACTGGTGCCCATGGCGCGCATACCTTCCAGGACTTTCAAAATAAGCTGGGCAGCGAGATATTGGACAGGTTCCCGGCTTATAATCACAATATCTATGAGAACTGCACCTATGTGGGGCAGACCTCACAGGGTACCAAGCTATCCGTCAATTCCGAGGTAATGAACTGCGACCTGAAGATCGGTATTGGTTCTGTGGTCCCGCATGCCCAAACCGGTTTCGGTGGTGGTGGCAAAATTGTCCTGCCCGGCATAGCTTCCATAGAATCGATCGAGGCTTTCCATTTGTTGGAGATAAAAGCCAAAGAGGAAGGTCGGGGGAATACTGTGGGCCCGGGCAATTGGGCTGAAAATCCCATGGTTCGTGATTTTAACGAGGCAGCAAAAATGGTGGGTCTTGACTTCAAAGTTGATACCATAATCAATGGTCAGGGAGAACCCTGCGCTATATTTGCCGGTGAGCCTCAAGCTGAATACTACGAGGCGGTTAAGTTTGCCGTGCCACACTATGCTACAAAACCTGTGCCAGGTGCCGATGTGGTGGTAGTGAATGCTTACAGCAAAGGTAATGAAGCTATAGTTGGCTTACTTATAGGCATACCGATGCTGATAGAGAAAGGCGGCGACATGGTATTAATCATGGACTGTCCTGCTGGCCAGGTGGTGCATTATCTACTGGGCAGTTTTGGCAGGAGCACAAGGGGGCGCTTATTCAACGCTGTTAACTTCCAGCTACCGTGGTTGAAGAAGCTGGTGGTATTGTCGCCGCAATTTGAGAAATCAATGGCCGACTGGCTGGCTATACCAGATACTATATGGGTAAAGACCTGGCCAGAGGTGATAGATGTTCTAACGCATGATTTTCCAAGTGGTGCCCGGGTGGCGGTTGTTCCTGATGGCACAATCCAATACGTGTCGTGGTCTTAG
- a CDS encoding bifunctional folylpolyglutamate synthase/dihydrofolate synthase, with the protein MRETSITLCPKTLPSDIMRLQMDYRQAEDYILSFTDYEKIPGIAYTSANYDLRRMEKLLQPLGNPHLGTKTVHIAGTKGKGSTAAMVSQALITAGYKTGLFTSPHLHTLRERIRINDTMISEADFAALVTRLKPIVEKVNKEAAYGELTTFEILTAVVFAYFKNSQVDFQVLEVGLGGRLDATNIAKVDVCVITSISLDHTEILGDTIAKIATEKAGIIKPGCIVVSSPQVDEAAKVIRQVCRQQGARLIQVGKDIAWHKTGGDLYQQTLTVQGKTGNYDLTIPLLGDHQLENAATAIAALEALVCLGAKISAQSIVQGFTKVSWPGRLQILGREPMVVIDGAHNAYSMRKLVEAIKKYFQCDRCFVIFGTSCDKDIPGMARELKSLADNVIITISSHPRAASTSILVEEFAKLGIKVDVSENISSALSKALTLAKKTNLILVTGSLFVVAEAIDCITRAADVNR; encoded by the coding sequence ATGAGAGAAACAAGCATAACCTTGTGCCCTAAAACACTCCCCAGTGATATAATGAGACTTCAGATGGACTATCGCCAGGCCGAAGACTATATCTTAAGTTTTACTGACTACGAGAAAATCCCGGGCATCGCCTACACATCGGCTAACTACGACCTGCGGCGGATGGAAAAGTTGCTGCAGCCGCTGGGCAACCCACACCTCGGAACCAAGACAGTTCACATAGCCGGCACCAAGGGGAAGGGAAGCACCGCAGCCATGGTTTCCCAAGCTCTCATCACTGCTGGCTACAAAACAGGATTATTCACCTCACCACATCTCCATACCTTAAGAGAGCGCATCAGGATTAACGACACTATGATTTCCGAGGCCGATTTCGCGGCTTTGGTGACAAGACTCAAACCAATCGTTGAAAAGGTAAACAAGGAAGCTGCCTATGGTGAGCTGACCACCTTCGAGATATTGACCGCCGTCGTCTTTGCTTACTTCAAGAACAGCCAGGTGGACTTCCAAGTTCTTGAGGTGGGATTGGGAGGCAGGCTTGATGCCACGAACATAGCCAAAGTCGATGTCTGCGTTATTACCTCGATTAGCCTTGACCATACCGAGATTCTGGGTGACACTATTGCCAAGATAGCCACCGAAAAGGCAGGTATAATCAAGCCGGGATGCATTGTGGTCAGTTCTCCACAAGTTGACGAAGCAGCTAAAGTAATTAGGCAGGTCTGCCGGCAGCAAGGTGCAAGATTAATTCAAGTCGGCAAAGACATCGCCTGGCACAAAACAGGCGGTGACCTATATCAGCAAACACTGACAGTTCAAGGCAAAACCGGCAATTATGACCTGACCATCCCACTGCTTGGTGACCACCAGTTGGAGAACGCAGCTACAGCCATAGCCGCCTTAGAAGCTTTAGTGTGCCTCGGCGCCAAGATTTCAGCCCAAAGTATTGTCCAAGGATTCACTAAAGTAAGCTGGCCGGGCAGGCTTCAGATTCTGGGCCGCGAGCCGATGGTGGTCATTGATGGAGCTCATAATGCCTATTCGATGAGGAAGTTAGTAGAAGCTATAAAGAAGTACTTTCAATGTGATAGGTGCTTTGTTATCTTCGGCACCTCGTGCGATAAAGATATTCCCGGGATGGCACGAGAGCTTAAATCTCTTGCCGACAATGTTATCATTACCATTTCCTCTCATCCCAGGGCAGCTTCTACCTCGATATTGGTCGAGGAATTTGCCAAGCTGGGCATTAAGGTGGATGTGAGTGAAAATATCTCTAGTGCATTATCTAAGGCTCTGACCTTAGCCAAAAAGACAAACCTCATCCTGGTTACAGGTTCCCTCTTCGTTGTAGCCGAGGCAATTGATTGCATCACTAGGGCGGCAGATGTCAACCGGTGA
- a CDS encoding M48 family metallopeptidase — protein sequence MQLAEPRLNTKRQELAKKYARLMRRLSFAELAVVGALLLALIFGGISVKLGYFLAFSQPWASALYFVILVVGLGLIMMPLSYYQGFILPRRYGLSSQKLGAWLADRAKASALGFLLGLAIVIAIYWLLDRFPDFWWLWAGILLFLLSLLLTRLTPTLLLPIFFKLEPLGDAELKQRLMNLAKRVPAQIVGVFTIDLSSKGTTANAMLAGLGKTRSIILSDTLLQQYTAEEVEVILAHELGHHLHRDIPKLIAIQAVMVLLAFYLSDWVLRASIMPLGFQGIADVAAFPVLFLSLAAFGLMVTPFINAYSRYVETSADEAALELTANPQAFVTAMTKLTDQNLAVADPSRWVELLFYDHPPYTKRVDLARRYNLKVP from the coding sequence ATGCAGCTAGCAGAGCCTCGTTTAAATACTAAGCGTCAAGAACTGGCTAAGAAATACGCCAGGCTTATGAGGCGCCTGTCCTTTGCCGAGTTAGCAGTAGTCGGCGCACTGCTGCTAGCACTTATCTTCGGTGGTATCTCAGTCAAACTTGGCTATTTCCTAGCTTTTTCTCAACCCTGGGCATCGGCTTTGTATTTTGTTATTTTGGTAGTTGGTTTGGGGTTAATAATGATGCCGTTGTCCTATTACCAAGGCTTTATATTGCCACGACGTTACGGTTTGTCAAGTCAAAAGCTCGGTGCCTGGCTAGCAGATAGAGCTAAAGCCTCAGCCTTGGGCTTTTTATTAGGTTTGGCAATAGTTATCGCTATTTACTGGTTATTAGACCGCTTCCCAGACTTCTGGTGGTTATGGGCTGGCATACTGTTATTTCTGCTCAGCTTGCTGCTAACGCGGCTAACGCCCACATTACTCTTGCCTATTTTCTTTAAGTTAGAGCCTCTCGGTGATGCGGAGCTTAAGCAAAGGTTGATGAATCTGGCAAAGCGTGTGCCAGCTCAGATTGTCGGTGTATTCACCATAGATTTGAGCAGCAAAGGCACTACAGCTAATGCCATGTTAGCCGGTTTGGGCAAGACGAGAAGTATTATTCTCAGTGATACTCTGCTCCAGCAATACACTGCGGAGGAGGTTGAAGTTATATTGGCACATGAATTGGGCCATCACCTCCACCGGGATATTCCCAAGCTTATCGCTATTCAAGCTGTCATGGTTCTGCTAGCCTTCTACCTGTCTGATTGGGTTTTAAGAGCCAGTATCATGCCTTTGGGGTTTCAAGGGATTGCTGATGTAGCGGCCTTCCCTGTGCTGTTCCTATCTCTAGCCGCTTTTGGCTTGATGGTAACGCCATTTATTAACGCCTATAGTCGTTATGTGGAGACATCGGCTGACGAGGCCGCCCTGGAACTGACGGCCAACCCACAGGCTTTCGTCACGGCAATGACCAAGCTCACTGACCAGAATCTGGCTGTAGCCGACCCCAGCCGTTGGGTGGAGCTATTATTTTATGACCATCCACCATATACTAAGCGAGTGGATTTGGCTCGGCGCTATAATTTGAAGGTTCCTTAA